CATTGTGCCCTTACTGGATGCTGTTGGCGAGTGCGACTTTGGGTGAAGCCTCTTGGTCAAGCTCACCCTTCAAATCCACATGAAAGTAAAAGTAATggaaaaagtgacataaaaagaCAACATTTAACTAAATGACCACAAGGGAAGATATCATACACCAATGCAGATTACACCTCAAAGTGGTAACAGGTACACTGTGAAATGCTGCTGAAATGGGAAGATTTCTTTACATATATAGATTATAAGTGGGCAAGGAAGGAGTTCTAGTCACAAAACAGGATGCATCTATGCTGGATGTTCTGCTGTACCTGAAGCTTTCTCTCTGACAACTGTAGACATACACTAGCCACATCCTTCACATATGTGGGAAACCGCTGCAGCCAGTTGTCCATGTTGGCCGATTTGttactgttctgcaccttgtcaaACATTATTGTGACAGCACTCTCTTCTATCTTCTCCACGTCTCCGTACAGCACAGGAACTCTGAGCACTGCGGCACCTTCCATCAAAATAACAGAAAACTTGCTTGAATATTTCTTCAATTACAGCACGCTGACTGACCAAAAAACCCGCTCTCACCCTCATTGTTCTGGAGCACTACTCGCTCTCCTTCTAGCTTGGTTTTACCATACAGGTTTAAGGGATTAGGCATAGCGTCTTCTCTGTAAGGAGGGTTTGTTCCATCAAAGACATAGTCTGTGCTAATATAGATAAGGAATGCTCCACCCGCAGCTGCGGAATAGAAGAAAAGGGGAAAATGCTTTACAGAGAAGTGTGAACAGTGGCTCAGCCAAAGGGAGGAGGCATCAAGAAAATGAAGAATACATTTTTGGATGAAAGGGtttattccaccccatttttGACAAAGTGCTTACAGTGTGGGACAGTGGTTGGCTACAGGTCACATGATGTCACTGAAACTGGGTGAACAGAGAACATCGAGGCATGAGAGCAGCAGAAATCTTTGGAAAACCTCCATGGGGCTGGGCAACCCTTCTAACAATTcacattaggcaaaaaaaataataataggttTAATAGCTTTATCCAAGTGAAAGTGAAAACACCACTATAATGTCAACTGGGTCACAAAATGATGAGGATTTTAAAAGGTACATACaccccggaaaaaaataaaataaaaaaaacacaacaaaactaAAACTAACAAGCCAATTAGTATAAAGGGAATAGTGTGGTGTGATGCCCTGAACAGGTATGTGCTTGGGGGTAAAGGGGGTGGATGCAGGATACAAGAGGCTTTTGAGGTGACAATTTGTCTGATTGCACTAAGGAGCTATCAAATCCATGGTTTACATTGAATATGGCTTTTACCAGAATATAggtaaaatacatttatttacaATGTGTTAGGAGTAGGTCAACCAATTACCTGCAACTTTAGCTAGATTTTCAGACGCCCCCACATTTATCAAGGCAGCCAAATCTGGCTGATTCTCCACAATTTCCGGTTTCCTTTCAGCAGCACAATGTACAATCACATGTGGCTGGAAGAAACAAACAATTATTTAGATACAGGAAAGATATACATTTTACGCTCATAGTATACAGCTATGGAGTCAGGTGTATTACAGCCATGTTCATATTTTCCAacaagcttgtttttttttagaacagggatcagcaacctccggcacgtcagcggttctgaaactacaactctcagaatcctcctttcacttctacagGAGTTACTAGAATAGCCAAGtatgtgtgcatgatgggagttgcagtttcacagcagctggggtGGTGAAGGTTGCTGAGAGCTGTTCTAGAACTATTTCTCAATTTAAACCAGGTCTCTATTAATTCTATTCCCCTTAAAGGGTCTGTCTGGGATTTTAAGAAAGTTGGAGATAGACACTGAGTTAATCCTAGCCTGGTTACAACCCACAATGAGCATATCAACATGTTCATGGCCTACCCGTCCCCTAACCAGGCCGGCTGCGCCTGTGCACTCAAGCAGCACCGGGCACTGACTGCTAACGACATGCAGGCCAGCCCTTCCCTCACTGCTTTGCCACCGCCTGTGCATCAAACCAGCCAGGCAGGGGCTGCCCTCAGAAACGAGTGCAGCCAGAGCAATGGTGAAGTCCatgttgcaccaaaggcctaagtTGCATATTAGGAAAAAGTATCACTCTGGAATGGAGCCTTGgatcaacaaaataaaataaaaagttttaatccCTTCAACCTCTTTCACTCAGGGGCTTCTAAAACCCCAGCCAGTGCCACCCAGGGGCTTCTAAAACCCCAGCCAGTGCCACCCAGGGGCTTCTAAAATCCCAGCCAGTGCCACCCAGGGGCTTCTAAAACCCCAGCCAGTGCCACCCTGGAGCGTTTGAACCCCAGCCAGTGCCACCCTGGAGCGTTTGAACCCCAGCCAGTGCCACCCTGGAGCGTTTGAACCCTAGACAGTGCCACCCTGGAGCGTTTGAACCCTAGACAGTGCCACCCTGGAGCGTTTTAACCCTAGACAGTGCCACCCTGGAGCGTTTTAACCCTAGACAGTGCCACCCTGGAGCGTTTTAACCCTAGACAGTGCCACCCTGGAGCGTTTTAACCCTAGACAGTGCCACCCTGGAGCGTTTTAACCCTAGACAGTGCCACCCTGGAGCGTTTTAACCCTAGACAGTGCCACCCTGGAGCGTTTTAACCCTAGACAGTGCCACCCTGGAGCGTTTTAACCCTATAGACAGTGCCACCCTGGAGCGTTTTAACCCTAGACAGTGCCACCCTGGAGCGTTTTAACCCTAGACAGTGCCACCCTGGAGCGTTTTAACCCTAGACAGTGCCACCCTGGAGCGTTTTAACCCTAGACAGTGCCACCCTGGAGCGTTTTAACCCTAGACAGTGCCACCCTGGAGCGTTTTAACCCTAGACAGTGCCACCCTGGAGCTTCTTAGCCCTAGACAGTGCCACCCAAAATCTTTATTAAGTTTTGAGAGAGCCCGTTTCTTACAAAAGATGCAGATGTCTGCACACATCTACCGGGGCTAGGTATATTCAGAAGGTGCAGTGAAGTTGCAGTTTTTATTGTTACTGTCATGAAAATACAGCAACTGGGCTATAGAAGAAGGTaatagtattgatgacctatccttaggataggtcatcaatatcagatcggcggaggtctgacacccaCCACTCCCACCTCCATACGAGCACAGCCTTACCTttgttgtttacctgctcaccgtcgaCCTTGCAGGGTTGAGTAGGTGTAACTAGAAGTGATCCCATTATTTTTAATGGGACGGCtcgttcctattcaagtgtatagaaggagccgtcccatagtattgaatgggatggcttcttgtaattacacctgctcaccgctgcgatattgacggcgagcaggtaaacaatcaaGGTAAGGCTGCACTCACGGGGAGCtgccagctgatcggcagaggacaggtcatcaatattaaaatccaggaaaacccttttagaaaagtttgctaTTTATACATGGAAGACAGTTCCAAAGTAGactagtaatggtttccctgcagaaatCTCGTATTACCtatttactactactactatatacttctaaaaaaaagttaagaggagtattttttacTCCTCCAGAAAAAAAATGTAGCGTGACCTCtggtcacatgatctgctgatgtcaggaccatttcactgccctaaggcaagatgggacagcagacacatgacaaggattcaagcatgggggtaAGAGACAAGTGCAaatgaattttttgaaaaaaataaaaatagggatAGGAGCCAAAGTACTAGATGAAAATAACCTTTAGAGTGAAAAGCAGTTTATGACACAACCCCTTAATAATTTACCTTAAACTCTTCGACCAGTTCCTTCACTGCAGATGTGTCTAGCAGATTAAGCGACTCAATCTGAGGTCGAGCCCGGCTGTAACCGCAGCCCAGTACATGCCAGTTTTTGTCCTTGAACTCTTTGTATACAGCTCGGCCCAGGAGACCAGTTGCTCCAGTTATCAGAACTCTTCTGCAGGACGCAACAAAATCCTCCTACAATATAAAAAGACAGCGGTTAGAACTCTTCCTCTGTGTAGCTACTAAGGGCTGAAGAAGATAGAAAAAAATGCTCCAGCACCGCGATGGATAGtatgaaaatcccggtctttattaacaCCACAGAAAAGTCAGGTGTATACAGCAATCGAAGACAAACACTGGTGGTCCCCGGTaccccggatctacgcgtttcgaactattgagttcttagtcatgatcctagGTGTCCCCCATGCTCCAAGCCTCAAATACTGTCCGCCCGCCACTATCCCCTCCTAATAAGGGAGGGGCATAGTGGAACAGGGCCGGCAGTAGAATCGGCTGGGCCCATGGGAGACACCTGTGTAAACCCAATCACATGTTAACAATCCCAGTCTCTATAGTATTCCATGAAAAGAGGAATgtgtacataaataaaacaaactaatATAAAATCCTCTGTAGGTCGTCCCTCCAGACATATTTAACATAAGATTCTATTCTAATTCCATGTGAGTCATGAATAAATAGATCTAATATTCAAAAGACAGAGATAAATAGATACAAAATCTCCGGATCACAGACAGCGCACAAAAGTAGGAATTTTATAGTATTGTATTGTCCCATTTGTATCACATGTGTGTCACATCTCTGTTTGGTTCCATACAttgttcttttaattttttttcagtctaaAGATTGACCTCGGTTCACACAATGCGTTTTCCAAGCATAAGGAAGAAAACCAAATACTCTAATGTATTGGATGAACGAAAGAAAggagaaaaaattaaaagaacaaTGTATGGAACCAAACAGAGATGTGACACACATGTGATACAAATGGGACAATACAATACTATAAAATTCCTACTTTTGTGCGCTGTCTGTGATCCGGAGATTTTGTATCTATTTATCTCTGTCTTTTGAATATTAGATCTATTTATTCATGACTCACATGGAATTAGAATAGAATCTTATGTTAAATATGTCTGGAGGGACGACCTACAGAGGATTTTATattagtttgttttatttatgtacacATTCCTCTTTTCATGGAATACTATAGAGACTGGGATTGTTAACATGTGATTGGGTTTACACAGGTGTCTCCCATGGGCCCAGCCGATTCTACTGCCGGCCCTGTTCCACTATGCCCCTCCCTTATTAGGAGGGGATAGTGGCGGGCGGACAGTATTTGAGGCTTGGAGCATGGGGGACACctaggatcatgactaagaactcaatagttcgaaacgcgtagatccggggtACCGGGGACCACCAGTGTTTGTCTTCGATTGCTGTATACACCTGACTTTTCTGTGGtgttaataaagaccgggattttcataCTATCCATCGCGGTGCTGGAGCATTTTTTTCTATCTTCTTCCGCTTACAAgggactggcttgagtccgccccgtgcaccgccgtgcaggacaatgaggtgagctggctacaaCCTTTCTCTATATTAGCTACTAAGGGCTATCCAGCTTCCTAATCCCTTGCCATGCTGTGCCATAACAGTCCATCATGCTGAAAAGGTggtaaagggctcatgcacacaaacgtattttcattccgcttccattccgtttttttttttttacggtactccgtgtgcattccgtttccgttccgcaaaaaagtagtgcatgtcctctaTTGTTATcctcaaatcacggtccgtggccccattcaagtcaatgggtccgcaaaaaatacgaaacACACGGataacatacggatgtgttccatgtATTTtccggatccatactgtagaaatgctatgcccaacccatattgctcatgtgtttggtgattattaagttactgtttccgatcccaaaaaaacggatcgcatatggGAACcacacggatatgttttgtggaataacgaacaaggacttaaatcagagaaaaaaattaaaacaacccTCAGATACGAAAAAactcagtgaaaaacagaccgcaaaacaacagttgtgtgcatgagccctaacactcagCATTGTACTATTATGATGCAGTGACTGGGTGGGTCATTAGCTGCGATATGCGGGTGCCTGCTAtgttaggcttgtttcacatcaccattcagcctttccaaaacggaaaggatggatttggcacataaagcacaacggaacctaaggaccccatagactataatggggtctgttaggtttccgctcagaggaagatttttgaagtggagacaaaagtcctgcatgcacagcttttgtctccgctcccaaATCATCTTCCGAACAGAAACCTATGTGGTACTTAggttcagttatgtgccaaatccgtcctcCTGCTACTATAACAGAACAGTAGAACGGAAAGGCTGTTCCGGCTGGAAACAGTCTGCCAGATCCATCACTGCCATAATTCCACCTGGcctcatttactataatggggaacAGTGGAGATCCAGCTACAAACTGGAGAACATGCCGAGCACTCTGCTCGTCTAGCCATATTTTCCAGGTGGAGATTCAGCTAcaaccggtccccattatagtgaatggggccagacgtAATTCCAGCAGCGCATGGTTGTGCTCGGCAGCGacgatggatccggcaggctgttcccggccagaacagcctgccggatttgCTTAACCTGTTCCGGTCACCTCACGTACCagtcaaatcattgagcaggcaccttgggtcaatgcccaGGGGGTCCTGTgaatccccccccttcccccgtgtCGGCGTTAGCAGAAAACCGCAGCAGACCTGTGGTTtactgcgtttccgggttattcgggtctctggggacccgataacccggaacaggatggtgatcggtggtgtgataatacaccacacaTCACCATCCTGTGATCccgagaggtgatggtgacatcacctctcaggatcggctgAGCCATTCAAAttactgcagcgctcctctcctcctccttttgtgtccaggAGCCGAGGAGGGAGTGATGGATCTCCAGAGCTGCAGGGATcatcagccagcacccccatctgtgccctaGCACCACCTTCACCAaagtatttagggaaaggttagggacaggttgGGTTAGGCACGGATATTGATGGAaagttagtgggggaaaaaaaaaaaaagccagtttttgttgcatcaccctaaaatcggctgtctggggtccacagcacagctgtgacCCTAGACACCCCAGGAGTGCTGCAGCTTCCCTGCCTTTTCTCCTCCCCTCCTCTGGGAATCTAGCTACGTCAGAAGAATGGGTGGACAACTATATAGGTCTTTATGAGAATAATCTCTAATCTCTTGGAATATTAGGGGTTTGAGCAGGGGAGCAAAGAGGGTGGCGGTGTTTGATGAAATACATAGATTTCTACCTGCTATAATTTGCTTACAAGAGACGCATCTGACAAGTTAAACGATAATGCGGTTGGCTAGACCATGGATACAGCACTCTTTTCACTCAGTTTATTCATCATATGCAAGAGGTGTGAGTATCTTGATACATCGGGATATCGATATTAAAATAAGGGAAACAGTTAAAGATCAGGAGGGCCGATATGTTCTGATGGATTGTTTGCTGGAAGGAAGACTGTGGATAATAGccaatgtgtatatgtatgtatgtatatatatatatatatatatatatatatatatatatatacatacatacatacatacatacatacatacataccacCAGCTTTCAAAATTGAAGTCCCTTTAAAAATGTATGACTTTGGGCTCAAGGTaggagaaaaaaaacacttctagCTATGGGGGACTTTAGTAATATTATGGATAGTAAAATAGATAGATGTAGGGTAGGTAAGGTTCAAAACGTCTGCACGGGTTCTAAATTAAAAAATATCACGGAAGAAATGTGTTGGATAGATATCTGGAGGGTATTAtatcctaaattaaaaaaaatactcatgcCTTTTAAAGATGCATAGGAGTTTATCACAGATTGATTTTGTTTTCACAAATAATACAGGTGTATTGGAAATTGACGGTGTTAAATACAGTCAACGTGGGATCTCGGACCATAATCCAATTATTATACatataaaaacacacaaaaaaaaacttaacgAGGATGCACATAAAATATAGGGTGGATAAACATAATGAGGATACACGATAAGATTTTAAAAGCGATAGGGGAGTTTTTTGTGATGAATCATCATTCAGCGTCAGTTAATATAGTTTGGGAGGCTGCGAAGGCCTATATGAGGGGGGATTTTTATAAAGTACACGGCAATATACAAGAAAGGGAtaaggggggaaaaaattatCAAACTGCAACAAGAGGTGGAAAAGCTAATTATATTAAAAATCCTACAGAAAGTAATTATGAGGTCTGGATAGAGAAAGTTTCAAAACTGGAAGATGAGCGACTCTTAATGGCTGAACAACAGAAAGAAAATTACGTGAGGGATAATTATATCTATGCGCAGATACCGGGTAAACAGTTAGCGGCCCTAGTAGTGACAAAgacaagaaaaaataattatatacattGCCTATTAGATAAATCAGGAAATAAAATCACTGAACATGTGGCGAAAATAGAACTGCTTCAAGAATATTTTAAAGATATATATAATACCAAGATAAATAAGAACCCGGTGCAAATTCAACAGTTTCTGGAGATAATCAATAACTCTACGCTAACATCAGAGCAAAGTGAGAAACTAGAGGCCCCCTTGAATGCCCTGGAAGTGGACAAAATATTATCTAGTATCACGAAAAATAAATCCCCAGGAATAGACTGTATCCAGTTTGAAGTGTATGCCcaatataaagaaatattaatCCCGAAATTATTGACAATGTGGGACAACTCGAGAAAGGCAGGGAAACTGCCAGACTCACAGAGAGGCATTAATTACATTGATTCTAAAACCAGGGAAAGATCCAACCTTTCCGGACTCATATCGTCCCATTTCGTTAATTAACACTGACAATAAAACATTGGCAAAGATTTTGGAAACTAGACTTAGAAGTGTGGTATCGGGTCTGGTACATGAAGATCAGACGGGTTTCATGTCGGGCAAGACCACAATGGATAATGTCATGCGCTACTTTGTGAACACCCAGCTTGAGCCCGAAAACTGTGGTGAACGACTGATTGTTACATTGTATGCCTCAAAGTCGTTTGATACTGTAGAATGGCCTTTTTTGATGGCAACACTGAAGAAGATGGGACTCGGAGATAAATTTATATCCTGGGTAAATCTGCTAtatacagaaatttctgcaaaagTGATACTGAATGGAGAATATTCCGATAATATACACATCCGTAGGGGGGTTAGACAGGGGTGTCCTCTCTTTTGAGGGCTTCAGGTTTGGTGAACACGAGGAAAAAATGCAGATGACATTATGCTGTTTGTAGGCTCACATAGATCTTTGACAAGGATTTTTCAGGTATTTGATCAATATGGTGAATAATCTGGGCTTAGGATAAATTAGTCTAAGTTAGCATGCGTCCCGATTGATCCTCTGAATGTCTTTATTCCAGGTGCACTGGAAATTATGAAGCTTAATGAACCAGTTAAATATTTAGGTATT
The Bufo gargarizans isolate SCDJY-AF-19 chromosome 2, ASM1485885v1, whole genome shotgun sequence genome window above contains:
- the MAT2B gene encoding methionine adenosyltransferase 2 subunit beta isoform X1 yields the protein MEGRYPDFKIRFQPGWTEVVREDFVASCRRVLITGATGLLGRAVYKEFKDKNWHVLGCGYSRARPQIESLNLLDTSAVKELVEEFKPHVIVHCAAERKPEIVENQPDLAALINVGASENLAKVAAAGGAFLIYISTDYVFDGTNPPYREDAMPNPLNLYGKTKLEGERVVLQNNEGAAVLRVPVLYGDVEKIEESAVTIMFDKVQNSNKSANMDNWLQRFPTYVKDVASVCLQLSERKLQDPSINGIFHWSGNEQMTKYEMACAMADVFNLPARHLRPITDEPVGATPRPWNPQLDCSRLEALGVGQRTPFRVGIRESLWPFLDEKKSHQTMFH
- the MAT2B gene encoding methionine adenosyltransferase 2 subunit beta isoform X2, with the translated sequence MDVVGAVQHVEDFVASCRRVLITGATGLLGRAVYKEFKDKNWHVLGCGYSRARPQIESLNLLDTSAVKELVEEFKPHVIVHCAAERKPEIVENQPDLAALINVGASENLAKVAAAGGAFLIYISTDYVFDGTNPPYREDAMPNPLNLYGKTKLEGERVVLQNNEGAAVLRVPVLYGDVEKIEESAVTIMFDKVQNSNKSANMDNWLQRFPTYVKDVASVCLQLSERKLQDPSINGIFHWSGNEQMTKYEMACAMADVFNLPARHLRPITDEPVGATPRPWNPQLDCSRLEALGVGQRTPFRVGIRESLWPFLDEKKSHQTMFH
- the MAT2B gene encoding methionine adenosyltransferase 2 subunit beta isoform X3; amino-acid sequence: MLMEVEEEDFVASCRRVLITGATGLLGRAVYKEFKDKNWHVLGCGYSRARPQIESLNLLDTSAVKELVEEFKPHVIVHCAAERKPEIVENQPDLAALINVGASENLAKVAAAGGAFLIYISTDYVFDGTNPPYREDAMPNPLNLYGKTKLEGERVVLQNNEGAAVLRVPVLYGDVEKIEESAVTIMFDKVQNSNKSANMDNWLQRFPTYVKDVASVCLQLSERKLQDPSINGIFHWSGNEQMTKYEMACAMADVFNLPARHLRPITDEPVGATPRPWNPQLDCSRLEALGVGQRTPFRVGIRESLWPFLDEKKSHQTMFH